The Ciona intestinalis chromosome 9, KH, whole genome shotgun sequence genome contains the following window.
CTGTCCTTTACTAGAAACACTGACATTATTGTAatatgattatgacatcatagatcACAGTGGAAGCAATGAAATCAACTGATGACGACGTCGTTCTGCAAGGAATCGAATTCTGGTCGAATGTTTGTGAGGAGGAGATGGATCTTGCTATTGAGCTTACAGAGGTCAAATATTCCTTACAATTAGTTATTTAAACTTTCCTAAGTTgtataaaaacttaacaataagTATTTTATAATCCAACCGTTTAGCTGAggattttacatttaatacacaaaaataaaatttaaatttttcatggAAATTCGTAGAGTATGCTGCAGTGAATTTCGTGGTCTGTTTATTGAATTATTTACACAGGCATGTGAAGCTGGGAGACCACCGGAGAATATAAGCAAGTTTTATGCTAAAGGAGCTCTGCAGTACCTTATACCTATTCTTGTTGAACTACTTGCTAAGCAGGTAGGTTGGTTTGGTTAATGTACAGTTGATATAAACTGTAATAACCAATAAGGTCATAAATTGGTATGACTTATTTAACATACCTCTCTTTCAgaatacaatttatattttagattgTTTATAATCTGCCTAAATGAGAAGTAGCTGGTAGCACCTTGGGTGTTTAAGTAATCGGTAATAGGCCTACTTCTATATCTTAAGTGTCAGTTGTGCCTCACTGAATACCTCACCCTTACAAAATAATctattttttaagtgtttataaactgcctcaaAGAATGCTAGGGTTTTGAGGTGGTAGACCTACAAGCCAGGTTTCATGTGTGTCTCACTGAATACCGGCACTTATAAAATATGGTCTCTATTATTATGTATACACCCCTTCCTCGGTGTGTCATGTGTTAAACTAATAACTAACATTAATAACTAACAAGGTAAATTATCATTAAACcttactttgtaaaatttccacCCAGGAAGAACTGGATGATGAAGATGATTGGAATCCATCCAAAGCCGCAGGTGTTTGTCTCATGTTGCTTGCCACCTTATGTGAGGATGATGTTTTACCATTGGTAAGTTGCCCAGCTGTATGCGTCGCATAACATTAAGTTGTTACCAAAATCTGGGGTCTAGGTTACAGTAtttaaacatagggaacctcattgattaatttggcaatatactttgactcAGCTTGTTTGTATGAACCCATAACAAAAGTGTTAAAGTTTTAAGGCTTCAAACTGAAGTGCTAAACTTTGTATTGTTCTGATCCATTTTACAAAGGCTGGTGTCACCACAAAAACTCCTAACATTACTTACGCCCATGTGTATGTAGCTCAACCTAATCATGCTGTTACAATTACCTTACTTCTTCAACTTATTATATAATCTTCCTTGTGGCATGGTCAGCAATCAAAGAAGTCctacatatttattttcagtaaTATAAGGcagataaatttttaaaatgaatcgCGATCTCTAAAGTGCTAATAATGTTCACATCACAGGTTGTTCCATTCATCAGTTCTAAAATTCAAGATCCAAACTGGAGAATGAGAGATGCAGCCGTCATGGCATTTGGTGAGCTTATGGTATTTCTATTGCAAGATAACGACATACATAGTTGGCAGTCTTATAAGCTGTCTCTTACAAAAAATCATTTCAAAAAGGATATTATCACAGTATGGTGATGATGTGTATAAATAGGGtagaaagtaatttaaaaataattgtttctAAAATATGCGTAATAATATTCCAACCCTATTTTCGCACCCCAGGTTCCATATTAGAAGGTCCGTCCACTGATAAAGTAAAGAGCATTGCCCTTGATGGGATGGCAACCTTTATTAACCTTCTATCTGATGAAAGTGTGGTGGTGAGGGACACTACAGCTTGGGCTATTGGAAGGTGGGAACAGttgatgttttttgtttgtgttggaAGGAAGAGTTGAGTTGAGGCTATGAGTGTAGCTTGTTTGTTGTGGGCTGGATAGTTAAAATAACAGTgatattcatgttataacttgacattgAGCATAAGGTTTAtctatgaatacaccatgtgtatctgttGTATAGGAAGAtgcttgtgttataacttgaccgtgagcatgaggtttttgaatacacaatgtgtgtttggtgtaagaaaacacttatgttataaatgGACAATgggaatgaggtgtataaaaagacaatcATGTAATTATTTGACAATAAGCAACAACTGTACTTTTGACAGAATCTGTGAATTGATTCCTGAAGCTGCATTGAAAGAAGAATACTTGATGCCGTTGTTATCTGCGATGGTTGAAAGTTTAAACAGTGAACCTCGTGTGGCTGCCAACATTTGCTGGGTGGGTTCTGCGTTGGTTATAACATTACTTCTACCCTAAACACCATGCAGTGGTGACTTTTTATCAATTATTTCTTCACTATTTGATTGCGAGAGGCTATTTTGAACACAGACCCTAATATAAGATCTACATTTTGTACCATAGAACCTTACTaatatacagaataaaatagatTACAATCATATAATGAAGCGAATTATTTGTCAAATGGTTGCGCATCCATTATTACCTCCCCTGCAATTGCCAATGTATGGCGCCTTCaattaatataaacttgtatGTGTATCAGTCCATTAAATCTATCTAAAAGTGTAGCAGCAATTGCTTGCTTCATAATATCAATATCACCCCAGGCATTCTCCTCGCTTGCTGAATCTGCATACGAAGCTGCAGAAATCACTGATGAAGATCCAGAGACTTACTCAATGTCCGGTGTTTACGATAAAATACTTGCTAAACTTCTACAAACCACTGACAGGTAACTCAAACAGCCTAATGGCCACTACTTTAACTTTGTAGTCGCTGATGGGTTGTCAAATGTCTGTCATACAATAAATGAAAAAGGTCAAACCAATAATAacccacaaatgtaactttgtgccccgccatgtgagagTAAATCAGTTTAATTCACattcatgatgtcataatcgaACTGTTACCTCACAGGTCTGATGGGCACCAGAACAATCTACGAAACGCAGCTTACGAAGCAATTATGGAAATGATTAAAAACAGTCCCAAAGATTGCTATGAAGTTGTCTTGCAAACCACAACCGTTATCATGCAGAGAATACAAGCATTGCTACTTATGGAGGTACGTGGTGTCCTACATGAGGTTGTGATCAATAAGTCAATAGATgtcatgttttgtttaatttttatttaaacctgtGGTGACATTATTAagatacagttacactcacagttgttaaacatagggaacatcattatttattacaaggtactttggctctgcttgtttgtataaacacagcataagaaaatctgtttttaaattgtaaaaccgaCAAGTTCAACAGTAATCTGAAGTCAACCCGTTGTAAAAATTGGGGTGACGTGTGTATAAAGTACATTATATCTTTCTTGTGCATTTTACCATttaattgttgttgtattaACCAGACTCACATTCAATCCACAAGTGACAGATCTCATTATAATGATTTACAATCGTTACTTTGCGCAACTCTACAAAGTGTCTTGAGGAAAGTTAAGGAAGAACATATTGAAAGTAAACCAATTTCtttctatatataaattactaTTGAATTTGTTGTGCCTTATCAGTGCAAAAAAACTCTAGTTTTATCTTTTGTTGTCTCTTAAATATAGGAGTTGGAACAAATGGTAAAAATGggataaaatgtatattttcctttttgccctctagaaaaaaaaaactctttaacTTGTATACTATGGCAGAGCTAACTGAAGCGATAAGTAGCTATTATTGCATTCATATACTTAGATATATCTGACAACGTGATGTCATCTCTTATTCAAATGCTTAAGTCCAGTGGTTCTGGTGGTGTGCAGGAAGATGCTTTGATGGCTGTTGGTACACTGGTTGAGGGTAAGTTAATAGTTAATAATTGTTATTgtgtaacaaaatattcacttgttacatcacaatataGTTGTTGGCACcaagtttttaaactacatgGATGCATTCAAGGAATATTTGATGGCAGGGCTGCAGAATAAAGCTGAGTATCAGGtatgttataatgtttatattattataatgttaGGTTTGGTTTGATAAGCCTGTTGCTGTATGGTTTATAAGAATccattttataacattttatagtggcaatgagcatgaggtgttgaTATAAtagcaccatgtgtgttttccgtataggaagacacctaTTTTATACCTTGAcggtgagcatgaagtgtatgaatatacaatGTATGTCTGTTGTAAAAGAAGACACTGATAATATAACCTGGCAGCAGGCATAAGTTCACATTATCAGCCAATCATACATAACATTCGaccttattattttaaaatatttctataggTATGCATCGCAGCAGTTGGTGTTGTTGGAGATATTTGTCGAGCTGTTAACCGACCAATATTGCCATATTGTGATGAAATAATGGGCATTCTATTAACCAACTTATCTGACGCTGGTGTGCACCGTAGCGTGAAGCCACACATCTTGTCCGTGTTCGGAGATATTGCGCTCGCGATCGGTGGAGACTTCAGGAACTATTTGCCGattgttttacaaacattacaacaaGCTGCGAGTGCACAAGTTGATAAGGTAAAATGGAGGGTGGGCTGTTAGAATTAAAAGTGTTAGTTTTCATATTGGTTATAATTCTATCTGGCTTCTGGTATGTCAGTTGTCCTCGCCTGTGCTCATACACATAAAGTCAGAATTGGTTAGCTCTGTGTTAAATGTCTATATAAAAGTCAAAAgcaaaagtaaattacattgcCCTGTTATATCTTCTACATCCTAAAAAAGAGGACTTTTGTGTCCAAGCCtcatttacaaattaaatcaGTGAATGTAACAGTAActaaagttgttaaaatataaagtaaatatattttacaatgcCCCATTTTTCGGCTTAAgtatcctttttttaattatttccatTTGAATATGACATAACAGACGGATTATGACATGGTTGATTACCTCAATGAACTGAGGGAAAGTTGTTTGGAAGCTTTCACTGGAATTATTCAAGGATTGAAGGGAGAtaatgaaaaagaaataagTCGTGAGTTATGTGGATTATCATTACATACACTCGACAGTGGGAATGTCTGGTCTTTTTGGGGATGGTGTGTTTGGGTTTAATAATTACAGGGTCAGCAATGCGtgttgcttcaacccagtggtcactaataagttgtctaaattttcagtcatacaaaaaacatcacccacaaagttgcaaacctggtaactcgtaaacagaCACTGACTTTGCTTACCTATATGTAGAAGTAGTTCCGTTTTAGGGTTATTGGAAAAATGTGTCACTAACTCTAGGTCCTCTGACAagtacctcacccacataaaatagaaatttaatgtttatccTTCACAGCTGATGTTATGCTGGTTAACGAACACATCATGTTTATCCTCTCGTTCATTGAAGTTATCGCCAAGGATGAAGATCATTCGGAGGGAACGGTGGCCGCAGCATCCGGACTTATTGGGTGAGCGAGTGTTTCAATTTACTTTTGattgtttggatatttttgtttaaaaaggttttatataATGACCAAATCAACCAAAAGTAATGTCTGCTTATCGACACACTGTAATATCTGTAGCACccgactgtgggcatgagaGTGGCAACCATAAATAAGCCCACTCGCCACTCCTTCAAAGATATACATAACTATGCTCATTCGTCATAAACAGGAAAACTCCTTTAGCTTTTACAATATTAGGTTCAGTATTACAGTATTACCCAATGGctgtattgtttattttccatTAAACATGACATGTTTATCTAGCATAACACCTTCCAACTTACAGAGATCTTTGCATTGCATTTGGACCATCATCAGGAGCTCAGTTGTTGAAGTTGATTGACAGCAAAACCTCCATCGCTGAGCTATTAACTGAGGGACGACGTTCGAAAACGAGCAAAACTAAAAGTTTGGCTTTATGGGGGACAAAAGAAATTCGAAAACTGAAGAGCAAAGCTTGAATGGTTAGTTTTTTGCTTGTTGCTTTGAGCATAGATGAAGTAACTAATGCTTTAACTCAATAGTAAGAggtatataaatacaccatgtgtattaAGTGTAGAAATAATAAgtcacccatattataacttgacaaGAAGCATGTGGTTtctgaatacaccatgtgttttGGTCTTGTTTATAAGAGTACActcattttattataaaggtCTACTTTATACTTTgtattgatattttaaaagtagttTTGCAATGATAATGTACttgattatgtttttattttttagatatcTGGTTGAGTTCTTAAATCACATCCAAGCCCACAAGTATGATTGTGCATTGTGCTTATGAACAAATGCGTGTAGTGTGGTTgcctgtgatgtcacaattccTTCTGTGACTTGCGAGAGTTCAAGTGAGATGATGAGTTTCAAATGTTCCGAAATAAAATCTACAAATCTCGTTTCAGCTTGCCTT
Protein-coding sequences here:
- the LOC100184801 gene encoding importin subunit beta-1-like — encoded protein: MAEVAQQFIMNLVRVLEKTVSTDQAELIASQSYLEEAAKTNLSEFLVQLCSILADTTKSDVARMAAGLQIKNYLTSKDSSVKQQHQQRWLSLEESARSNIKNLVIQALGTEVTRPSSAAQVIAGIACAEIPLGQWQELISHLVMSVTNNESSAQLREAALETIGYMCSDMDPEHLMGHSNDILTAIVQGMRKDETNDNVKLAATNAMLNTLEFTKENFDHQNERNFIMQVICEATQVEYTKIKVVALQCMVKIMSLYYKYMEAYMGPALFAITVEAMKSTDDDVVLQGIEFWSNVCEEEMDLAIELTEACEAGRPPENISKFYAKGALQYLIPILVELLAKQEELDDEDDWNPSKAAGVCLMLLATLCEDDVLPLVVPFISSKIQDPNWRMRDAAVMAFGSILEGPSTDKVKSIALDGMATFINLLSDESVVVRDTTAWAIGRICELIPEAALKEEYLMPLLSAMVESLNSEPRVAANICWAFSSLAESAYEAAEITDEDPETYSMSGVYDKILAKLLQTTDRSDGHQNNLRNAAYEAIMEMIKNSPKDCYEVVLQTTTVIMQRIQALLLMETHIQSTSDRSHYNDLQSLLCATLQSVLRKVKEEHIENISDNVMSSLIQMLKSSGSGGVQEDALMAVGTLVEVVGTKFLNYMDAFKEYLMAGLQNKAEYQVCIAAVGVVGDICRAVNRPILPYCDEIMGILLTNLSDAGVHRSVKPHILSVFGDIALAIGGDFRNYLPIVLQTLQQAASAQVDKTDYDMVDYLNELRESCLEAFTGIIQGLKGDNEKEISPDVMLVNEHIMFILSFIEVIAKDEDHSEGTVAAASGLIGDLCIAFGPSSGAQLLKLIDSKTSIAELLTEGRRSKTSKTKSLALWGTKEIRKLKSKA